A single genomic interval of Streptomyces sp. NBC_00663 harbors:
- a CDS encoding ABC transporter ATP-binding protein yields the protein MDASIEVRGLSRTFHTAVRRPGFTGAVRSLVNPERVAKHAVTDISFDVAPGELLALLGPNGAGKSTTIKMLTGILTPTSGRARVAGVVPYEERERNARNIGAVFGQRTQLWWDLPVRESFAILRDIYDVPKAEHAARLKEFDELLDLSSFWDTRVRHLSLGQRVRSDLAAALLHDPPVVFLDEPTIGMDVVVKEQVREFLRHQVTERGRTVLLTTHDMTEVERLAERVVLVNHGRLVLDGTLDEIRRRFGSTWQVRATLADAHTDVRALPGIEVLRHHGPEVVFGPSGPDSPTVHQALKAVIERYEVTGVAIDEADLEDVMRAAYIDAEVA from the coding sequence TTGGATGCCAGCATCGAGGTCCGCGGGCTGTCCCGCACCTTCCACACCGCCGTCCGCCGCCCGGGCTTCACGGGAGCGGTCCGTTCCCTGGTCAACCCGGAGCGGGTCGCCAAGCACGCCGTCACCGACATCAGCTTCGACGTCGCCCCCGGCGAACTCCTGGCCCTGCTCGGCCCGAACGGCGCCGGCAAGTCCACCACCATCAAGATGCTCACCGGCATCCTCACCCCCACGTCCGGCCGGGCCCGGGTCGCGGGCGTGGTCCCGTACGAGGAACGGGAGCGCAACGCCCGTAACATCGGCGCGGTGTTCGGGCAGCGCACCCAGCTGTGGTGGGACCTTCCGGTGCGCGAGTCGTTCGCGATCCTGCGGGACATCTACGACGTGCCGAAGGCCGAACACGCCGCCCGGCTCAAGGAGTTCGACGAACTTCTCGATCTGTCCTCCTTCTGGGACACCCGGGTGCGCCACCTCTCCCTGGGCCAGCGGGTACGCAGCGATCTGGCCGCCGCCCTGCTGCACGATCCGCCGGTCGTCTTCCTCGACGAGCCCACCATCGGCATGGACGTGGTCGTGAAGGAGCAGGTGCGGGAGTTCCTGCGCCACCAGGTGACCGAGCGCGGCCGTACGGTCCTGCTCACCACCCATGACATGACCGAGGTCGAGCGGCTGGCCGAGCGGGTCGTCCTGGTCAACCACGGGCGGCTCGTCCTCGACGGCACCCTCGACGAGATCCGCCGCAGGTTCGGCTCGACCTGGCAGGTGCGGGCGACGCTCGCCGACGCGCACACCGACGTCCGGGCGCTGCCGGGCATCGAGGTGCTGCGGCACCACGGCCCCGAGGTGGTCTTCGGGCCCTCGGGCCCCGACTCCCCGACCGTGCACCAGGCGTTGAAGGCGGTCATCGAGCGGTACGAGGTGACGGGCGTCGCCATCGACGAGGCCGACCTCGAGGACGTGATGCGGGCCGCGTACATCGACGCCGAGGTGGCCTGA
- a CDS encoding ABC transporter permease produces the protein MAVLHAWRAARVTPLGELHTPPRMTAVLLRLTVQVVLVASLWHGLYANTGTTAGISRDQAVTYAVLAVLASRMRELDQFAGRDTVLQHMHFGTIVYWYLRPLPPQRYHALRACGEKLYGFAWALAGYVVCLAAGVVDPPRSAATAGVFVLSLLLGQLVLYYVLLVLDQLCFWTVRNNAAMLILIFAQNLLSGVYAPLWFFPDWFVTLSAFLPFQATLNVPLSLYIGRIPLADAGFQLAVQAAWVVALHLFTRFLWRRAALRVMSQGG, from the coding sequence ATGGCCGTGCTCCACGCCTGGCGCGCCGCCCGCGTCACCCCGCTCGGCGAGCTGCACACCCCGCCCCGGATGACCGCCGTCCTGCTCCGCCTCACCGTGCAGGTGGTGCTGGTGGCATCGCTGTGGCACGGCCTGTACGCGAACACCGGCACCACCGCCGGGATCAGCCGCGACCAGGCGGTGACGTATGCCGTGCTGGCCGTACTCGCCTCCCGTATGCGGGAGTTGGACCAGTTCGCGGGCCGGGACACCGTGCTCCAGCACATGCACTTCGGCACGATCGTCTACTGGTACCTGCGCCCGTTGCCGCCGCAGCGCTACCACGCCCTGCGCGCGTGCGGCGAGAAGCTGTACGGGTTCGCCTGGGCGCTGGCCGGATACGTGGTGTGTCTCGCGGCGGGGGTGGTCGATCCGCCCAGGTCGGCGGCGACGGCCGGGGTGTTCGTGCTCAGCCTGCTGCTCGGCCAGCTGGTGCTGTACTACGTCCTGCTCGTTCTCGACCAGCTGTGTTTCTGGACGGTCCGCAACAACGCGGCGATGCTGATCCTGATCTTCGCGCAGAACCTGCTGTCCGGGGTGTACGCGCCCCTGTGGTTCTTCCCCGACTGGTTCGTGACGCTGAGCGCGTTCCTGCCCTTCCAGGCGACGCTCAACGTGCCGCTGTCGCTGTACATCGGCCGTATCCCCCTGGCGGACGCGGGCTTCCAACTCGCCGTGCAGGCCGCGTGGGTGGTGGCGCTGCATCTGTTCACCCGGTTCCTGTGGCGGCGAGCCGCCCTGCGCGTCATGTCCCAGGGAGGCTGA
- a CDS encoding ABC transporter permease, with translation MWRITLLNFRAQLEYRTEFLLMVAIGAIWQVSVIVFATVLLARFTGMGGWDSSEVLLIPATRMLAHGLFVLFLGRIHGAGRQIQEGRIDTYLLRPMPVHRQLQLAFFPTNAIGDLTVAVGLMIGALSRSELDWTPGRIGYLIAAVIGGLFLEAALFTAVASASLRFPAADYWSYWLEELLGTFGSYPLNVLPQAVGGFLTYGLPLAFVAYFPVAVLTGHGHDTGAPYWLAAASPLLGVLAYLGARWLWRWSLRHYSGVNG, from the coding sequence ATGTGGCGGATCACGCTGCTCAACTTCCGTGCCCAGCTGGAGTACCGCACCGAGTTCCTGCTGATGGTCGCGATCGGCGCGATCTGGCAGGTGTCGGTGATCGTGTTCGCGACCGTGCTGCTGGCCCGGTTCACCGGGATGGGCGGCTGGGACAGCTCGGAGGTCCTGCTGATCCCGGCGACCCGGATGCTGGCGCACGGCCTGTTCGTCCTCTTCCTGGGCCGGATCCACGGCGCCGGACGGCAGATCCAGGAAGGCAGGATCGACACCTATCTGCTGCGCCCGATGCCGGTGCACCGCCAGCTCCAGCTGGCCTTCTTCCCCACCAACGCGATCGGCGACCTGACGGTGGCGGTGGGCCTGATGATCGGCGCCCTCAGCCGCAGCGAGCTGGACTGGACGCCGGGCCGGATCGGCTATCTGATCGCCGCGGTCATCGGCGGCCTGTTCCTGGAGGCCGCCCTCTTCACGGCGGTGGCGAGCGCGTCGCTGCGTTTCCCGGCCGCCGACTACTGGAGCTACTGGCTGGAGGAGCTCCTCGGCACGTTCGGCAGCTATCCGCTCAACGTCCTCCCCCAGGCGGTGGGCGGCTTCCTGACGTACGGTCTGCCGCTCGCGTTCGTCGCGTACTTCCCGGTCGCCGTTCTGACCGGCCACGGCCATGACACCGGCGCCCCTTACTGGCTGGCGGCGGCGTCCCCGTTGCTGGGGGTGCTGGCGTATCTGGGGGCGCGGTGGCTGTGGCGGTGGAGCCTCAGGCACTACTCCGGGGTCAACGGCTGA
- a CDS encoding calcium-binding protein, which produces MSTLVSSLRGSLRTALLRGAAALALVVALPGSALAAPGDLDTTFGTGGRVPADSGYWAEGQDLALQPDGGIITVGSSRQAEYLSTDFSLMRHKADGSLDTAFGDGGTTLTDFAGGEDRAHGVALQPDGKIVVAGESGLSEGGCCSFTVARYTAAGALDTTFGTGGRVVTDFGLPGNGGVARAIAVQPDGKIVAAGQGAAGTGDLRFAVVRYNSDGSPDTTFGTGGSVLTPFPGGGSGYDLALQSDGRIVVAGDTGGPSGPNDFALARYNSNGTLDGTFGTGGTVTTVLSSASGFAGDDSARGVAVQPDGKIVAAGYSAYDFALVRYTAGGGLDPAFDTDGIVTTDFNGGADGAFDLALQSDGRIVAVGQANADFALARYTTGGALDTGFGTGGKTTTDMGFGYFDEAHAVALQPDGKIVAYGNWGDAGALARYLGGTATPPPPGVDLSVTKTGTTTVSIGDRATYTVTVTNTSTTTSATGVTLTDTLTGPADTVISATPSQGTCTTAVSCALGTLAPGAKATVTVVAEPRATGTLTEKAMVTATQTDPAIANNTATVTTTVNNARGCTRIGTSGNDTITGTYGTDVICGLGGDDTINASYGTDTAYGNFGNDRVDGGFNDDTLNGGPGNDNLIGNYGNDRLNTVDSVSGNDTANGGYGTDTCTTDTGDTRLSCP; this is translated from the coding sequence ATGTCCACCCTTGTCTCCTCCCTACGGGGATCTCTGCGCACGGCGCTCCTGCGGGGCGCCGCGGCGCTCGCGCTCGTCGTGGCCCTGCCCGGCAGCGCTCTCGCCGCACCCGGTGACCTGGACACCACGTTCGGCACCGGCGGCCGGGTCCCCGCCGACTCCGGCTACTGGGCGGAGGGGCAGGACCTCGCCCTCCAGCCCGACGGCGGGATCATCACCGTCGGCTCCAGCCGCCAGGCCGAGTACCTGTCCACCGACTTCTCCCTGATGCGGCACAAGGCCGACGGCAGCCTCGACACGGCCTTCGGCGACGGCGGCACCACGCTCACCGACTTCGCCGGCGGTGAGGACCGGGCGCACGGCGTCGCGCTCCAGCCCGACGGCAAGATCGTGGTGGCGGGGGAGTCCGGCCTGTCGGAGGGCGGCTGCTGCTCGTTCACGGTCGCCCGCTACACCGCAGCAGGCGCCCTCGACACCACGTTCGGCACCGGCGGCCGGGTCGTCACCGACTTCGGCCTCCCCGGCAACGGGGGCGTCGCCCGGGCGATCGCCGTCCAGCCCGACGGCAAGATCGTCGCCGCCGGACAGGGCGCCGCGGGGACGGGCGACCTCCGGTTCGCGGTCGTCCGGTACAACAGCGACGGCAGCCCGGACACCACGTTCGGCACCGGCGGATCCGTCCTCACGCCCTTCCCGGGCGGCGGCTCCGGCTACGACCTCGCGCTCCAGTCCGACGGCAGGATCGTCGTGGCCGGCGACACGGGCGGACCCTCGGGCCCCAACGACTTCGCGCTGGCCCGCTACAACAGCAACGGCACCCTCGACGGCACGTTCGGCACCGGCGGCACGGTCACGACCGTCCTCAGCTCCGCGTCCGGCTTCGCCGGCGACGACTCCGCCCGCGGCGTGGCCGTACAGCCCGACGGCAAGATCGTCGCCGCCGGGTACAGCGCCTACGACTTCGCCCTCGTCCGCTACACCGCGGGCGGCGGCCTCGATCCGGCCTTCGACACCGACGGCATCGTGACCACCGACTTCAACGGCGGCGCGGACGGCGCCTTCGACCTCGCCCTCCAGAGCGACGGCAGGATCGTCGCCGTCGGCCAGGCCAACGCCGACTTCGCGCTCGCCCGCTACACCACCGGCGGCGCCCTGGACACCGGCTTCGGCACCGGCGGGAAGACCACCACCGACATGGGCTTCGGCTACTTCGACGAGGCCCACGCCGTCGCCCTCCAGCCCGACGGCAAGATCGTCGCGTACGGCAACTGGGGCGACGCCGGCGCCCTCGCCCGCTATCTCGGCGGCACCGCCACCCCGCCCCCGCCCGGCGTCGACCTGTCGGTCACCAAGACCGGCACCACCACGGTGAGCATCGGTGACCGCGCCACCTACACCGTGACCGTCACCAACACCAGCACCACCACCAGCGCCACCGGCGTGACTCTCACCGACACCCTCACCGGCCCCGCCGACACCGTCATCTCGGCCACGCCCTCCCAGGGCACCTGCACGACCGCCGTCTCCTGCGCCCTCGGCACCCTCGCCCCGGGCGCCAAGGCCACCGTGACCGTCGTCGCCGAGCCCCGGGCCACCGGCACGCTCACCGAGAAGGCCATGGTCACCGCGACCCAGACCGACCCGGCGATCGCGAACAACACCGCCACGGTGACCACCACCGTCAACAACGCCCGCGGCTGCACCCGCATCGGCACCAGCGGCAACGACACGATCACCGGGACCTACGGCACCGACGTGATCTGCGGCCTCGGCGGCGACGACACCATCAACGCGAGCTACGGCACCGACACCGCGTACGGCAACTTCGGCAACGACCGGGTGGACGGCGGCTTCAACGACGACACCCTCAACGGCGGCCCCGGCAACGACAACCTGATCGGCAACTACGGCAACGACCGCCTCAACACCGTCGACAGCGTCTCCGGCAACGACACCGCCAACGGCGGCTACGGCACCGACACCTGCACGACGGACACCGGCGACACCCGCCTCAGCTGTCCCTAG
- a CDS encoding endo-1,4-beta-xylanase has product MHRRRRRLFRPLPLATAAALVAVAAVAVPQLTPGASAATTLRGYADGRGVRIGAAVGDTPLTSDSSYVSVLDREFNSVTAENAMKWDALEPSRGTYNWAAADRLVNHAVAHDQGVRGHTLVWYSQLPSWLKNGNFSASQLNTLLKKHIDTTVGRYRGKVYAWDVVNEAFNEDGSMRGSLWQTELGTGYIANALRWAHAADPAAKLYINDYNIEADNAKSDALYALARQLLAQGVPLHGIGFQSHFVVGQVPASMKANLKRFSDLGLEVSVTELDIRVPLPASAAELARQSADYKLASENCLGVKRCAGVTVWGVSDTYSWVPGTFAGYGAALPYTEHYAAKPAYTGLSNGVNPKA; this is encoded by the coding sequence GTGCACCGTCGCCGACGACGTCTCTTCCGTCCCCTCCCGCTCGCGACCGCGGCCGCCCTGGTCGCCGTCGCGGCCGTCGCCGTCCCCCAGCTCACCCCCGGCGCCTCGGCCGCGACCACTCTGCGCGGTTACGCCGACGGGCGCGGCGTGCGGATCGGCGCGGCCGTCGGGGACACCCCGCTCACCTCGGACTCGTCGTATGTCTCCGTCCTGGACCGGGAGTTCAACTCGGTGACGGCGGAGAACGCGATGAAGTGGGACGCGCTGGAGCCGAGCCGGGGCACCTACAACTGGGCCGCGGCGGACCGGCTGGTCAACCACGCCGTCGCGCACGACCAGGGGGTACGGGGGCACACGCTCGTCTGGTACTCACAGTTGCCGTCCTGGCTGAAGAACGGGAACTTCTCCGCGTCCCAGCTGAACACGCTGCTGAAGAAGCACATCGACACGACCGTCGGCCGCTACCGGGGCAAGGTCTACGCGTGGGACGTGGTCAACGAGGCGTTCAACGAGGACGGTTCGATGCGCGGTTCGCTGTGGCAGACCGAGCTGGGCACCGGTTACATCGCCAACGCCCTGAGGTGGGCCCACGCGGCCGATCCCGCCGCCAAGCTGTACATCAACGACTACAACATCGAGGCGGACAACGCCAAGAGCGACGCCCTGTACGCGCTCGCCAGGCAACTCCTCGCCCAGGGCGTGCCGTTGCACGGCATCGGCTTCCAGTCGCACTTCGTGGTGGGCCAGGTACCGGCGTCGATGAAGGCCAACCTCAAGCGGTTCTCCGACCTCGGTCTGGAGGTCTCCGTCACCGAGCTCGACATCCGCGTCCCGCTGCCCGCCTCCGCCGCCGAACTCGCCCGGCAGTCCGCCGACTACAAGCTGGCGAGCGAGAACTGCCTCGGGGTGAAGCGCTGCGCGGGCGTGACCGTGTGGGGCGTCAGCGACACGTACTCGTGGGTGCCGGGGACGTTCGCCGGATACGGGGCGGCCCTCCCGTACACCGAACATTACGCGGCGAAGCCCGCCTACACCGGGCTGTCGAACGGGGTCAATCCGAAGGCCTGA
- a CDS encoding helix-turn-helix domain-containing protein, which yields MGVGELQLAASTVLAPLAVTAPGAGAFQASIDAAVLGRLALARVRGSGHLVTRTARAITSTDPELLKLTLHRSRPALADQGGHQSRAESGDFVVFDMSRPYRLEVVDGCDVLAVGIPRGELGRHADTVVRQAARRLSADTGAQAVLAAFLDGLGRHLHELTGPADAYMADALVSLLIAAFTERAPGRMDTATELVDRIRVYALANISDPALCVASVAAAHGISDRQLHRLFQRAGIPFWAWLRHERLARIHRDLRDPAHDGRTIASVAARWGIHDPRHIGRGLKEQYGLTARDLRRRLRPSD from the coding sequence GTGGGTGTCGGGGAGCTGCAACTCGCGGCCTCCACGGTCCTCGCGCCGCTCGCCGTGACCGCGCCCGGAGCGGGCGCCTTCCAGGCGTCCATCGACGCGGCGGTGCTGGGGCGTCTCGCGCTGGCGCGGGTCCGCGGCTCCGGACACCTCGTCACCCGCACGGCGCGGGCGATCACCTCCACCGACCCGGAGCTGCTCAAGCTGACGCTGCACCGGTCCCGGCCCGCGCTCGCGGACCAGGGCGGCCACCAGAGCCGCGCGGAGAGCGGCGACTTCGTGGTGTTCGACATGAGCCGGCCCTACCGGCTCGAGGTCGTCGACGGCTGTGACGTGCTGGCGGTCGGCATTCCCCGCGGGGAACTGGGCCGCCACGCCGACACCGTCGTCCGGCAGGCGGCCCGCCGACTGTCCGCGGACACCGGCGCCCAGGCGGTCCTCGCCGCGTTCCTGGACGGCCTCGGCCGCCATCTCCACGAACTGACGGGACCCGCCGACGCCTACATGGCGGACGCGCTGGTGTCCCTGCTGATCGCGGCGTTCACCGAACGCGCCCCGGGCCGCATGGACACCGCCACCGAACTCGTCGACCGCATCCGGGTCTACGCCCTGGCCAACATTTCTGATCCCGCCCTGTGCGTCGCCTCGGTCGCCGCCGCCCACGGCATCTCCGACCGCCAGCTGCACCGGCTGTTCCAGCGCGCCGGCATCCCCTTCTGGGCCTGGCTCCGCCATGAACGGCTCGCCCGCATCCACCGCGATCTGCGGGACCCCGCCCACGACGGCCGCACCATCGCCTCGGTGGCCGCCCGCTGGGGCATCCACGACCCGCGCCACATCGGGCGTGGGCTCAAGGAGCAGTACGGGCTGACCGCGCGCGACCTGCGGCGCCGGCTCAGGCCTTCGGATTGA
- a CDS encoding MFS transporter has translation MTPRRWSRWRDRQSLWRDRPFLLTWSSSAISQVGDRVSEVAVPLIAVTVLDASAGQVAWLTALAWAPNLLGVLLGAWVDGRPGKRRLIIGCDLFRAVVLLTLPAVYLWGTLTTAHLYAAVLLCGVAGVLADCAFTPLFALLVPRSSYVDANSKFSAARSASFIAGPALGGGIVQALTAPVAVAVDAVSFLASALLLRPVRVTEPVPERRDRQGVWHGAREGLVFVLRHPVLRASLGCTTTINFFTFLTGSGMVVLFADRELQLPPGVIGLTLGIGATGSLVGALVAPWVSRRIGLGRAVAVGTVLFPAPFALTVVADGPTWARAGVLGVAQFLIGLGVMLFDVNLNSLMTAVVPDGVRSLVTGAYSTVNYGVRPLGALTGGALATGVGLRPTFVVAAVGGMLALLWLLPSPIPGIRSLEPEHLPEPVPA, from the coding sequence GTGACCCCCCGCCGGTGGTCCCGATGGCGTGACCGGCAGTCCCTCTGGCGTGACCGGCCCTTCCTGCTCACCTGGAGCAGCAGCGCGATCTCGCAGGTGGGCGACCGGGTCTCCGAGGTGGCCGTGCCGCTGATCGCGGTCACGGTGCTGGACGCCTCCGCCGGGCAGGTCGCCTGGCTGACCGCGCTGGCCTGGGCGCCGAACCTGCTCGGGGTGCTGCTGGGGGCGTGGGTCGACGGCCGGCCGGGGAAGCGGCGGCTGATCATCGGGTGTGACCTGTTCCGGGCGGTCGTGCTGCTGACCCTGCCGGCTGTCTACCTGTGGGGCACGCTGACGACGGCACACCTCTACGCCGCCGTCCTGCTGTGCGGCGTCGCGGGTGTGCTCGCCGACTGCGCGTTCACACCGCTGTTCGCCCTGCTCGTGCCGCGGTCGTCGTACGTCGACGCCAACAGCAAGTTCAGCGCGGCCCGTTCGGCGTCCTTCATCGCGGGGCCCGCGCTGGGCGGCGGGATCGTGCAGGCGCTCACCGCGCCCGTCGCGGTCGCCGTGGACGCGGTGTCGTTCCTGGCGTCGGCGCTGCTGCTGCGCCCGGTGCGGGTGACCGAGCCGGTGCCGGAACGCCGGGACCGGCAGGGGGTGTGGCACGGTGCCCGGGAGGGGCTGGTGTTCGTCCTGCGTCATCCGGTGCTGCGGGCGAGCCTCGGCTGTACGACGACCATCAACTTCTTCACCTTCCTCACCGGCAGCGGCATGGTCGTGCTGTTCGCCGACCGGGAGCTCCAACTCCCGCCCGGCGTCATCGGGTTGACCCTCGGCATCGGCGCGACCGGCTCGCTCGTCGGTGCGCTGGTCGCCCCCTGGGTGTCCCGGCGGATCGGCCTCGGCCGTGCCGTCGCCGTCGGGACGGTCCTGTTCCCGGCGCCCTTCGCCCTCACGGTCGTCGCCGACGGCCCGACCTGGGCGCGGGCCGGGGTGCTGGGCGTGGCCCAGTTCCTCATCGGCCTCGGCGTCATGCTCTTCGACGTCAACCTCAACTCGCTGATGACCGCGGTCGTCCCGGACGGCGTCCGCAGCCTCGTCACCGGCGCCTACAGCACCGTCAACTACGGGGTCCGCCCCCTCGGCGCCCTCACCGGAGGGGCCCTCGCCACCGGCGTCGGACTCCGGCCGACCTTCGTCGTGGCGGCCGTCGGCGGGATGCTGGCGCTGCTGTGGCTGTTGCCTTCGCCGATACCGGGCATCCGCTCACTGGAGCCGGAGCACCTGCCGGAACCCGTACCCGCGTGA
- a CDS encoding ArsR/SmtB family transcription factor, whose protein sequence is MASDDRPHGTSGNRLGDIEITDPKAMRALAHPVRLAVLERLQRHGPATATQLSPHVGATPSVTSWHLRHLAGFGLVRDAEGSADRRERRWAAVARGFRFEMPDDEDGVSAARALGMEMFARGAEQIERWAAETEPDLEPAWRRVARLANTRVVVSAEELAVIEDAVEAVLAPYVTRDAADRPPGTRGVRLLRYALPEAGEGE, encoded by the coding sequence ATGGCTTCCGACGATCGTCCTCACGGCACGTCCGGCAACCGACTCGGCGACATCGAGATCACCGACCCGAAGGCCATGCGGGCGCTCGCGCATCCCGTACGGCTGGCCGTCCTGGAGCGGCTCCAGCGCCACGGGCCCGCCACCGCCACGCAGTTGTCCCCGCACGTCGGCGCGACCCCCTCCGTGACCAGCTGGCACCTGCGCCACCTCGCCGGCTTCGGGCTGGTGCGGGACGCCGAGGGGAGCGCCGACCGGCGGGAGCGGCGGTGGGCGGCGGTGGCCCGCGGGTTCCGCTTCGAGATGCCCGACGACGAGGACGGGGTCTCGGCGGCGCGGGCGCTGGGCATGGAGATGTTCGCCCGGGGCGCGGAGCAGATCGAGCGCTGGGCAGCCGAGACCGAGCCCGACCTCGAGCCCGCGTGGCGTCGCGTCGCCCGGCTGGCCAACACCCGGGTCGTGGTGTCCGCCGAGGAACTCGCCGTGATCGAGGACGCCGTGGAGGCCGTACTCGCGCCCTATGTCACCCGGGACGCGGCGGACCGCCCGCCGGGCACCCGGGGCGTACGACTGCTGCGGTACGCCCTGCCGGAGGCGGGCGAGGGCGAGTGA
- a CDS encoding jacalin-like lectin: protein MRRLLGTLAAAALALTGLAATGSTPAAAATTGTFNVLTYNVAGLPEGLSSGHPETNTPLISPRLAPYDIVNVQEDFNYHAALYAGDNHPYRTATSGGVPFGDGLNTLSDHAFDDFERVKWNDCTGTNCLTPKGFSLARVRLAEGVFVDLYNVHTNADDTDDALAARRANIEQLSDFIQANSAGNAVIVMGDTNTRYTRSGDNIRTLADENGLTDAWVQLVKGGVRPTQGADALLCPTTAPTNGCEVVDKVLYRGSKLFSLTATRYNDEWAAFLDSSGGNLSDHFPHTVDFSYTLNSSLKASDFFGGPHGTAFNDADDLPSAVSPRTLTLRGGTRLDALSLTHDGGTTLTHGGTGGTATSLTLASGEHLTSVKLTEGQKDGRTRIFSAAFTTDKGRSLASGTATSDTKTFTAPSGWQIAGFTGRAGDEIDKLGVVYTPIG, encoded by the coding sequence ATGAGACGACTCCTCGGCACCCTCGCAGCCGCCGCCCTGGCCCTCACCGGTCTCGCCGCCACCGGGTCGACGCCCGCCGCGGCGGCCACCACCGGCACCTTCAACGTGCTGACGTACAACGTCGCCGGGCTCCCCGAGGGCCTGAGTTCGGGCCACCCGGAGACCAATACCCCGTTGATCTCACCGCGGTTGGCGCCGTACGACATCGTCAACGTCCAGGAGGACTTCAACTACCACGCGGCCCTGTACGCCGGCGACAACCACCCGTACCGCACCGCGACCAGCGGCGGCGTGCCCTTCGGGGACGGTCTCAACACCCTCTCGGACCACGCCTTCGACGACTTCGAGCGGGTGAAGTGGAACGACTGCACCGGCACCAACTGCCTGACCCCGAAGGGCTTCTCGCTGGCGCGGGTGCGACTCGCCGAGGGCGTCTTCGTGGACCTGTACAACGTCCACACCAACGCGGACGACACCGACGACGCGCTCGCCGCCCGGCGGGCCAACATCGAGCAGCTCTCCGACTTCATCCAGGCGAACTCCGCGGGCAACGCCGTGATCGTCATGGGTGACACGAACACCCGGTACACGCGCTCCGGCGACAACATCCGCACGCTGGCCGACGAGAACGGACTCACGGACGCGTGGGTGCAGCTGGTGAAGGGCGGGGTGCGGCCGACGCAGGGCGCGGACGCGCTGCTGTGCCCGACGACGGCACCCACCAACGGCTGCGAGGTCGTGGACAAGGTCCTGTACCGGGGCAGCAAGCTCTTCTCGCTGACGGCCACCCGCTACAACGACGAGTGGGCGGCGTTCCTCGACTCCTCGGGCGGCAACCTCTCCGACCACTTCCCGCACACGGTCGACTTCTCCTACACCCTCAACTCGTCCCTGAAGGCGAGTGACTTCTTCGGCGGTCCGCACGGCACGGCCTTCAACGACGCCGACGACCTCCCGTCCGCCGTCTCCCCGCGCACCCTCACCCTGCGCGGCGGCACCCGCCTGGACGCGCTCTCGCTGACCCACGACGGCGGTACGACGCTCACCCACGGCGGTACGGGCGGCACGGCGACCTCGCTGACCCTGGCGTCCGGCGAGCACCTCACGTCCGTGAAGCTGACCGAGGGACAGAAGGACGGCCGGACCAGGATCTTCTCGGCGGCGTTCACGACGGACAAGGGCCGCTCCCTGGCGTCCGGTACGGCCACCTCGGACACGAAGACCTTCACGGCACCCTCGGGTTGGCAGATCGCCGGCTTCACGGGCCGCGCGGGCGACGAGATCGACAAGCTGGGCGTGGTGTACACGCCGATCGGCTGA
- a CDS encoding TetR/AcrR family transcriptional regulator, translating to MARAGITAERLTEAAADLADEVGFDKVTVSALARHFGVKDASLYSHVKNLQELRTRVALLAGAEMIDRIAVAVAGRAGKDALAAFAGAYREYALERPGRYAATQIRIDQALIADSPGFHRTAEITYGMLRAYGLEEPDLTDAVRLLRSTFHGYCALESTGGFGASRDVQKSWDRAIDALHVLLENWPREERSGSSEGRDLVVRGGSAPR from the coding sequence ATGGCCCGCGCAGGAATCACCGCCGAACGGCTCACCGAGGCCGCCGCGGATCTCGCCGACGAGGTCGGGTTCGACAAGGTCACCGTGTCCGCGCTGGCCCGGCACTTCGGCGTCAAGGACGCGAGTCTGTACTCGCACGTCAAGAACCTCCAGGAGCTGCGCACCCGCGTCGCGCTGCTCGCCGGCGCGGAGATGATCGACCGGATCGCCGTGGCCGTGGCGGGCCGGGCCGGCAAGGACGCGCTGGCCGCGTTCGCCGGCGCCTATCGGGAGTACGCCCTGGAGCGGCCCGGCCGCTACGCCGCCACCCAGATCCGTATCGACCAGGCACTCATCGCCGACTCCCCCGGCTTCCACCGCACCGCCGAGATCACCTACGGCATGCTCCGCGCCTACGGCCTGGAGGAACCCGACCTCACCGACGCCGTCCGCCTGCTGCGCAGCACCTTCCACGGCTACTGCGCCCTGGAGTCCACGGGAGGCTTCGGCGCCTCCCGTGACGTACAGAAGTCCTGGGACCGCGCGATCGACGCCCTGCACGTCCTGCTGGAGAACTGGCCCCGTGAGGAGCGTTCAGGGTCGTCCGAGGGCCGCGATCTCGTCGTACGAGGGGGCAGCGCCCCGCGGTGA